Within the Oceaniferula flava genome, the region CTTCGGGAGAAAGATATCGAAATTGTTTTCACCCACAGCGAGGAGAGCGGCGAGGAATATTACTCCTTCGTCAATGGCCAGAACACCACCCAGGGGGGCACCCACCTGGCGGCATTCCGTGAGGCGATTGTGCAGGTTTTGCGCGGCTTCTATAAAAAACAATACAACCCGGCGGACATCCGTAGCGGCCTGGAAGCTGCGGTGCTGGTGCGCATCGAGGACCCCGTCTTCGAGAGTCAGACCAAGACCAAGTTGGGTAGCATGACAGTCTCTGAAAAAGGGGAAACCATCCGCACCTTTGTCAGCAATTTCCTCAAGGAGCATCTCGATAATTACCTGCACAAGAACCCCAAGGTTGCCGAGGCATTGCAGAAACGGATCCTCGCGGCCGAGCGCGAACGTAAGGAGCTTTCCGGCGTGAAAAAGATCGCCAGAGAGCGTGCTCGCAAGGCGAAGGTGCATAATAAAAAACTCCGAGATTGCCGGGCACACTTTGCCAGCAAACACAAGCGTCGTGAGGAATCCACCGTGTTCATCACCGAGGGCGACTCCGCCAGTGGCTCGATTACCAAGAGCCGTGATGTTGAGACCCAGGCGGTCTTCTCTCTGCGAGGGAAACCTCTGAACTCCTTTGGTCTGAAGCGAAACGTCGTTTATGAAAACGAGGAGTTCAACCTGCTCCAGCACGCGCTTGATATCGAAGAGAACCTCGAGACTCTGCGCTACAACCGGGTGGTGATTGCTACCGATGCCGATGTCGATGGCATGCACATTCGCTTGCTGCTGCTGACCTTTTTCCTGCAGTTCTTCCCTGAGCTTGTTAGGAACGGGCACCTCTACATTTTGCAAACTCCTCTGTTCCGGGTGCGGAATAAAAAGGAGACCCGCTACTGCTACGATGATGATGAACGCGTCGCCGCGATGAAAGCTCTGGGCAAGGCTGCCGAGATCACTCGCTTCAAAGGTTTGGGGGAGATCTCGCCGGACGAATTCAAGTTCATGATCGGCCCTGACATGCGTCTCGACCCGGTGCTGATGGAAGAAGGTAAGGGGATCAAAGAAATGCTCACGTTCTACATGGGCAAGAATACCCCCGATCGCCAAGAATTCATCATCGAGAACCTTCGCGAAGACGTCGATGCGGCCTAGCTGAGGAATCGACGGGCACTGCGCTGACTCACTTGTCTCCCGTCTTGCTGGGGACAAGGCGCAGTGGACTGTCGCTGTTTCGAGCGATTATCTCAGATGCTTTTGCTGGTCGATAAATGGACTCCAGGCACTGGGGAAAACACCTTCAGCAGCGGCACCCAGCCCCTTTTTCCAATCGTTCTCTGTTAGTTCGTTGATTTGCTTCTCACCGCCTCGACCACTTGGGTAGAACTTGCTGCGCAGCTCTACTAGTTTCTTGTAGACGATTTCAGGAGCATCCGCCAGATGCGTTGCGGTCCACGATTCCGAGTGAATGCGAACAATGAGCGACGAATCATACAGGTAGAAACAGGCGTCCGCTTCATTGAAGAGGGCCGTTCCGTTGGTCGAGAAAAACCGCTTCACGCCAGCGATGGGTTCAGAAGGAATGAACTCGATATGATCTGCTCCCATGTGATGCTCACCACAAAACTCCACTGAAATGGCTTTGCCAAAAGACGAAGTAATCGTGCTCTGGTGAATGATGGGCAGGGACATGTGAATTATCTTAGGGGTTTTTTGCAGTGCTATGCACACCTGTTGTCGGCTTGCTCTGTGCTACTTGTCTTGGGTGGTGTAGACGAACAAACGTCTCGGGAGTCGCCCCTCGTTTGTCGCAATATAGGAAGCCTGAATGGGGCCGTTTTGGCGACTGAAAGAGCCTCCGACCGCACAACCACCTGATCCCCCGTCGGATCCTTCAATACGGACAAATCCACCGGCTTCTGACAAATCGAATAGATCATCGATGTAATAACCGCCCGAACTTGAGGCTGCCGCAGAAGCGACAGGAGCCTTTTTCCTGATTATCACTTAGGTTTTCTCGTCACCTTGACTGATCGATTCCGGCGGGTGAGCGGATTGGTTTGCGCGGGCTTGTTAGGCGCTGATTGTCATCCGCAAGAGAGATGGGTATTCGCTTTCAGCGGTTGCGGCGTGCCAATAATACTAAAAATCCTAGGCCCAAAAGAACGCTTCCGGATGGCTCAGGAACGGCTGCAGTGGCAAGGAATCGATAAGCTTCATTATTCGCACCTTGTAGAGCATTCCAAGTGAAGGTTTGCACCCCGCTGATCGTGAATGAACCCCAATCCTCATTGGCTCGCGGAGCTCCCGACGAGTGATCGCCACCATCGGTGATTTTATTTGTGGTGATTGTACTACCCGAGATCACATACCAAGGGGAAGGGTCGCTTACCAAACTGGAAGTCAGAGTCCCTGCGGTGAAACTCCAAGATCCGGTATCGCCAACAAAAGTATTATTAGGACTCGTGTTACTAAACACAGCGGTCGTATTTGAAAGATGAGGTGCAATAGTCAAGTCAACTGGAGCCGTGAACGTAATCGTGATTGTATTGTTCTCGGCTGTATTGATACCTTCGTTCTTTATGGTGATCTCCTCGGTGCTAGTGACGGTATAGGTCGTAGAGGTGCCCAGAATGGTGCCCGAAGTTGAATCGATCACAGTAAGTGCTGAGAATCCGGTGCTAGTCATCAACAGGAGACACAACGGAACGAGATTGATTTTTTTAAGTGTCATATAATTTAACAAAAATTAACAGCTTGTTGATCTTGATTACAATGAAAAACAGAAGGTTAGAGAGGTCAAAATTTGGTGATGATGTTTACAAATAGCTCACAAATTTTTCCAAAGAAGACTCACTCCGTAAACTTGTCACAAGCTGTCCGAGAGCGTTTTTCGACTTCTGGGTTGAACTTTGGATGAGTATCGTATTTTTGGTTTGGGGATATGTTTGTTCACTATCAATGCATTATGCATTTCTTTGCCGATCGAATGAGCTCTTCTTAATCGTCACAGCGCATGATGGGACTGGCACGCATAGCCTTGTTCAGATTTTTTTGAGTGACTGGACGAATTGAGCTGGAAGTGCACGAAGCAGCTTTGATGGTA harbors:
- a CDS encoding DNA topoisomerase IV subunit B, which encodes MAEYTEADIKSLDWKEHIRMRPGMYIGKLGDGKSADDGIYILLKEALDNSIDEYVMGYGSEIKVTIDDDSRVEVRDYGRGIPLGKLMDCAAKINTGAKYDSEAFKKSVGLNGVGIKAVNALSTFFEIQAWREGETKAIEFSKGEVVEEMAKPRKDAGQNGTRLAFDVDRTIFPAKTRFRAGYVEKMCRYYSYLNPGLAVIFNGKKFKSKNGLLDLLKEEMDSEPLYAPIHLREKDIEIVFTHSEESGEEYYSFVNGQNTTQGGTHLAAFREAIVQVLRGFYKKQYNPADIRSGLEAAVLVRIEDPVFESQTKTKLGSMTVSEKGETIRTFVSNFLKEHLDNYLHKNPKVAEALQKRILAAERERKELSGVKKIARERARKAKVHNKKLRDCRAHFASKHKRREESTVFITEGDSASGSITKSRDVETQAVFSLRGKPLNSFGLKRNVVYENEEFNLLQHALDIEENLETLRYNRVVIATDADVDGMHIRLLLLTFFLQFFPELVRNGHLYILQTPLFRVRNKKETRYCYDDDERVAAMKALGKAAEITRFKGLGEISPDEFKFMIGPDMRLDPVLMEEGKGIKEMLTFYMGKNTPDRQEFIIENLREDVDAA
- a CDS encoding PEP-CTERM sorting domain-containing protein, translated to MTLKKINLVPLCLLLMTSTGFSALTVIDSTSGTILGTSTTYTVTSTEEITIKNEGINTAENNTITITFTAPVDLTIAPHLSNTTAVFSNTSPNNTFVGDTGSWSFTAGTLTSSLVSDPSPWYVISGSTITTNKITDGGDHSSGAPRANEDWGSFTISGVQTFTWNALQGANNEAYRFLATAAVPEPSGSVLLGLGFLVLLARRNR